In Romboutsia lituseburensis, a genomic segment contains:
- a CDS encoding ABC transporter substrate-binding protein, translated as MFLKRKLTVMTTIVLIGSSLLVGCSGSGNTSSGSKTATSAQVLENENARAAIAMSIDKQSYCDVILNNGSNPMDRFTPLKLALDNGKDYADLTEGMGYSYNEERAKDAWDKAKKEVGFDTTEMEIITYDHDLGKRTGEFIQSELSDLEGLTVKVTNLPFKQKLDRETKGKFDISFSGWGADYPDPLTFLSTMETGNQFSKQVGYDNKEYNKLIEEAKKLPIAEGYKKYAEAEKMMLEDAYLAPIYQKSSAYLEKDYVSGIVNNTWGADYTYTYADVNKPKKVLNLSTTADIPSMDISKSTDQQSFQVMNTTMEGLIRVDADGKAQPGVAEKWEVSEDGLTWTFHLRKNSIWSDKTPVTANDFEYSWKRTLTPETASEYAYIMNDIKGATEVADKGLEGIGVKALDDYTLEVKLVRPVPYFPQLTSFQVFFPQKQDFVEKCGEKYGTGAEYQLYNGPFTLTSWKMEDQYIMSKNPTYWNASNVKLEKINTKVVKDTGAEVNLYEDGQIDRAVLSSDFVDKYKDSKELKTRETATTFMLQINGLNHK; from the coding sequence TAATGACGACTATAGTACTAATTGGCTCGAGTTTGCTTGTGGGATGTAGTGGATCTGGAAATACAAGTTCAGGATCTAAAACAGCTACTTCAGCACAAGTGCTAGAAAATGAAAATGCTAGAGCAGCAATAGCTATGTCAATAGATAAACAATCTTATTGTGATGTAATATTAAATAATGGATCAAATCCAATGGATAGGTTTACTCCTTTAAAACTAGCATTAGATAATGGAAAAGATTACGCAGATCTTACAGAGGGAATGGGGTATTCATATAATGAAGAAAGGGCTAAAGATGCTTGGGATAAAGCTAAGAAAGAAGTTGGATTTGATACAACAGAAATGGAAATTATAACATACGATCATGATTTAGGTAAAAGAACTGGAGAATTTATTCAATCAGAGCTATCAGATTTAGAAGGGTTAACAGTAAAGGTTACTAATTTACCATTTAAACAAAAGCTAGATAGAGAGACTAAAGGTAAATTTGATATATCATTTTCAGGATGGGGGGCTGATTATCCAGATCCTTTAACTTTCTTATCTACAATGGAAACTGGAAATCAATTTTCAAAGCAAGTAGGATATGATAATAAAGAATATAATAAATTAATAGAAGAAGCTAAAAAACTTCCAATAGCAGAGGGATATAAGAAATATGCAGAAGCTGAAAAAATGATGTTAGAAGATGCATACTTAGCTCCAATATATCAAAAATCTTCAGCTTACTTAGAAAAAGATTATGTATCAGGGATAGTTAATAATACTTGGGGAGCAGACTACACATACACATATGCAGATGTAAATAAACCAAAAAAAGTTTTAAACTTATCAACTACAGCAGATATACCTTCTATGGATATTAGTAAATCAACAGATCAACAGTCATTCCAAGTTATGAATACTACAATGGAAGGATTAATAAGAGTAGATGCTGATGGGAAAGCTCAACCTGGGGTAGCCGAAAAATGGGAAGTTTCAGAAGATGGATTAACTTGGACTTTCCATTTAAGAAAAAATTCGATATGGTCAGATAAAACTCCAGTAACTGCTAATGACTTTGAATATTCTTGGAAGAGAACTTTAACACCTGAAACAGCATCTGAGTATGCTTATATAATGAATGATATAAAAGGAGCAACAGAAGTTGCAGATAAAGGATTAGAAGGTATAGGAGTAAAAGCATTAGATGACTATACACTAGAAGTTAAACTAGTTAGACCGGTACCATATTTCCCACAATTAACATCATTCCAAGTATTCTTCCCACAAAAACAAGACTTTGTTGAGAAGTGTGGAGAAAAATATGGAACAGGAGCAGAATATCAACTTTATAATGGACCATTTACATTAACAAGCTGGAAAATGGAAGATCAATATATAATGTCAAAAAATCCTACTTACTGGAATGCATCTAATGTTAAATTAGAAAAAATAAATACAAAAGTAGTTAAGGATACAGGTGCAGAAGTTAACTTATATGAAGATGGTCAAATAGATAGAGCAGTATTAAGCTCAGATTTTGTAGACAAATATAAAGATAGTAAAGAACTTAAAACAAGAGAAACAGCAA